From Cygnus atratus isolate AKBS03 ecotype Queensland, Australia chromosome 1, CAtr_DNAZoo_HiC_assembly, whole genome shotgun sequence, the proteins below share one genomic window:
- the GPR143 gene encoding G-protein coupled receptor 143 encodes MASPRLETYCCPNRDAATQLVMNFQPEVFCGVCIGSASVSVLLTVLQLLPKKGQILRKMPKASSSSTILLLISVCDILGGLGVIFRSSVWLGFPGFVANISVANGTDMWPSAFCVGSAMWIQLLYSAGFWWLFCYAVDSYLVVRRSAGLSTIVLYHMMAWGLAVLLCVEGVALLYYPSLSSCEKGLEHAIPHYITTYAPLLLVLVVNPILFRRTVSAVASLLKGRQGIYTENERRLGTEIQMRFFKIMLVFIVCWSSNIVNESLLFYLEMQPDINEMPLKNIRSAALFTWIIMGILNPMQGFLFTLAFYGWTGCRVDLKWQMREIPWESMSSSTVGENAYPSPVNYQTNLHDPKKLSTTDSQQTDEAISMLSEGNTSGDDRLTRSSPIYQGW; translated from the exons ATGGCTTCTCCCCGGTTAGAAACCTACTGCTGCCCAAACCGGGATGCAGCCACGCAGCTCGTGATGAACTTCCAGCCTGAGGTCTTCTGCGGGGTCTGCATCGGCAGCGCCTCCGTCAGCGTGCTGCTGAccgtcctgcagctcctgccaaaGAAGGGACAGATCCTGCGGAAGATGCCCAaagcttcctcctcctccaccatcCTTCTCCTCATCTCTGTTTGTGACATCCTCGGTGGTTTAG GTGTGATCTTCAGATCGAGCGTCTGGTTGGGCTTTCCAGGCTTCGTTGCCAACATCTCGGTGGCGAATGGGACCGACATGTGGCCCTCTGCCTTCTGCGTGGGGAGTGCG atgtGGATCCAGCTGTTATATAGTGCTGGCTTCTGGTGGTTGTTTTGCTATGCTGTTGATTCCTACTTGGTGGTAAGAAGATCAGCAGGACTGAG TACGATCGTGCTGTACCACATGATGGCCTGGGGCCTGGCGGTCCTGCTCTGCGTGGAGGGAGTGGCGCTGCTTTACTACCCGTCCCTTTCCAG ttgtgaaAAAGGCCTGGAGCATGCAATCCCCCATTACATCACAACCTACGCCCCACTCCTGCTAGTGCTGGTGGTCAACCCGATCCTGTTTAGAAGGACAGTATCTGCAG TTGCCTCTTTACTGAAAGGCAGACAAGGGATTTACACAGAGAATGAGAGACGTCTGGGGACAGAGATCCAGATGCGCTTTTTCAAAATTATGCTGGTATTCATTGTTTG CTGGTCATCTAATATCGTCAATGAGAGCCTTTTGTTCTATCTTGAAATGCAGCCAGATATCAATGAAATGCCTCTGAAAAACATTAGAAGTGCTGCACTGTTCACATGGATTATAATG GGGATTCTTAATCCGATGCAAGGCTTCCTCTTCACATTGGCTTTCTATGGCTGGACGGGATGCAGAGTGGACCTGAAATGGCAGATGAGAGAAATACCCTGGGAATCGATGTCCTCGTCAACTGTGGGTGAAAATGCCTATCCCTCACCTGTGAACTACCAAACCAACCTCCATGATCCAAAGAAGTTATCAACAACTGACAGCCAGCAGACTGATGAGGCTATAAGCATGTTGTCTGAAGGTAACACCAGTGGTGATGACAGGTTAACCAGGAGCTCTCCCATCTACCAGGGCTGGTAG